The following are encoded together in the Raineyella sp. LH-20 genome:
- a CDS encoding ANL family adenylate-forming protein — translation MPADISEPNAAGPNAAASVPAEPTASGTTSPTPPGAGNRIVARGFTGTWADLGTYDLPPAAAVFVADHAEAARTVWTHATTRRETLVASASRAEDGLLADLRSNGLAIARTAGEQVALESANASSRPADPGRLWLLTSGSTGRPKRVAHTLASLTTVTGDQPPRTWLCPYTPGAYAWWQLVTLSLAHPSNDLVFVEPDQLEDWPELALEHGVTAASGTPTFWRQAIVRSGDTMARLPLEQVTLGGEPVDQAILDRLHEVYPAARISWIYASSEAGASIAVHDGRAGFPVAWLERHAEGRPRLSVVDDELVIGSPFRAEGMDPDLHTGDRVEIRDGRVLIVGRLASDEINVGGSKVSAAAVRTTLLGHPAVAWAAVRGRKAPIVGHMVTAEVVLSPGAGATTEELAAWCAARLPDYAVPRRLKILPEIPLKESLKSDV, via the coding sequence ATGCCCGCGGACATCTCCGAGCCGAACGCCGCCGGGCCGAACGCCGCGGCGTCGGTTCCCGCCGAACCGACGGCCTCCGGGACCACCTCCCCGACACCACCCGGCGCCGGCAACCGGATCGTGGCGCGCGGCTTCACCGGCACCTGGGCCGACCTGGGGACGTACGATCTGCCGCCGGCCGCCGCGGTGTTCGTCGCCGACCACGCGGAGGCGGCCCGTACGGTCTGGACCCACGCGACCACCCGACGGGAGACCCTGGTCGCGTCGGCGAGCCGCGCCGAGGACGGCCTGCTCGCCGACCTGCGCAGCAACGGCCTGGCCATCGCCCGCACCGCCGGTGAACAGGTCGCGCTGGAGTCCGCCAACGCCTCCTCACGCCCCGCCGACCCAGGCCGGCTCTGGCTGCTCACCTCCGGCTCGACCGGCCGGCCGAAGCGGGTCGCGCACACCCTCGCCTCGCTCACCACGGTCACCGGCGACCAGCCGCCCCGCACCTGGCTGTGCCCGTACACCCCCGGTGCGTACGCCTGGTGGCAGCTGGTCACCCTGTCCTTGGCGCACCCGAGCAACGACCTCGTCTTCGTCGAGCCCGACCAGCTCGAGGACTGGCCGGAGCTCGCGCTCGAGCACGGCGTCACCGCCGCCTCCGGCACCCCGACCTTCTGGCGACAGGCGATCGTACGGTCCGGCGACACGATGGCCCGGCTGCCGCTGGAACAGGTCACCCTCGGTGGCGAGCCCGTGGACCAGGCGATCCTCGACCGGCTGCACGAGGTCTACCCTGCGGCCCGCATCTCCTGGATCTACGCCTCCTCCGAGGCCGGCGCGTCAATCGCCGTGCACGACGGGCGCGCCGGGTTCCCGGTCGCCTGGCTGGAGCGGCACGCCGAGGGCCGGCCCCGGCTGAGCGTCGTCGACGACGAACTGGTGATCGGTTCCCCGTTCCGTGCCGAGGGGATGGATCCCGACCTGCACACCGGCGACCGGGTCGAGATCCGCGACGGGCGCGTGCTCATCGTCGGCCGGCTCGCCTCCGACGAGATCAACGTCGGCGGCTCGAAGGTCTCCGCTGCGGCGGTGCGGACCACTCTGTTGGGCCACCCGGCGGTCGCCTGGGCCGCCGTCCGCGGCCGCAAGGCGCCGATCGTCGGCCACATGGTCACCGCCGAGGTCGTGCTGTCCCCCGGGGCCGGAGCGACGACCGAGGAACTCGCCGCCTGGTGCGCGGCCCGGCTGCCCGACTACGCCGTGCCGCGCCGGCTGAAGATACTGCCCGAGATCCCGCTCAAGGAGAGCCTGAAGTCCGATGTCTGA
- a CDS encoding YfhO family protein codes for MWTDRERETRAVGSARSTAVAAASAGAFSIAIVVLQYVANHEYPFGAKTRNYDDYFAQFVPSYAMFHDLLHGHPAIDAQFTWFVGLGQPFLPGYAAYLGGPWTFLIALFPTTAVEVGIFVVTLAKVAAVAASMAGASGADRVLVGRHGSSGGTARGDPMIDDGKRAAGRRRPIGWASAWGVAVIVVALVLLKVAPPARQVPDQAPAPSTPACTGGALQVVAHQDDDLFFMTPDLLSDLRTRADQCFRTAYVTAGDAGKGPDYWRAREAGMEAAYAKAAMVENRWETSSASFGGHPVLVRSLVPRRSISLVFLRLPDGFPDGSGTALYGRQSLPKLLDGRITRISAVDGSTEYSAVGLRDELVALIDATRPTLIRTTDYVHPLGDGDHGDHHAVAYLTRDASRLAHVDHTILSYQGYPSQQRPRNVFGDDLALKREIYDTYQEIALPSEPMWRPGFLYRQYTVDVATVTAARGDARFPGASDLVGLSPASAAPAYRPGPGR; via the coding sequence ATGTGGACCGATCGGGAGCGGGAGACCCGCGCCGTCGGGTCGGCCCGTTCCACCGCTGTCGCTGCCGCGTCGGCCGGTGCGTTCTCGATCGCCATCGTGGTGCTGCAGTACGTGGCCAACCACGAGTACCCGTTCGGCGCGAAGACCCGGAACTACGACGACTACTTCGCGCAGTTCGTGCCCTCCTACGCCATGTTCCACGACCTGCTGCACGGACACCCGGCGATCGACGCCCAGTTCACCTGGTTCGTCGGCCTGGGGCAACCGTTCCTGCCCGGCTACGCGGCCTACCTCGGCGGCCCCTGGACGTTCCTGATCGCGCTGTTCCCGACCACCGCGGTGGAGGTCGGGATCTTCGTGGTGACGCTGGCGAAGGTCGCCGCCGTCGCGGCGTCCATGGCCGGGGCGTCGGGTGCGGATAGAGTCCTGGTCGGCCGTCACGGATCCTCCGGAGGCACAGCGAGAGGGGACCCGATGATCGACGACGGGAAGCGCGCCGCCGGGCGCCGGCGACCGATCGGCTGGGCCAGTGCCTGGGGAGTGGCGGTGATCGTCGTGGCGCTGGTGCTGCTGAAGGTCGCTCCGCCTGCTCGGCAGGTCCCCGACCAGGCGCCCGCTCCTTCGACGCCGGCCTGCACTGGGGGCGCTCTGCAGGTGGTGGCGCACCAGGACGACGACCTGTTCTTCATGACTCCTGACCTGCTGTCCGACCTGCGCACCCGCGCCGATCAGTGCTTCCGGACGGCGTACGTCACTGCGGGCGATGCGGGCAAAGGCCCGGACTACTGGCGGGCCCGGGAAGCCGGGATGGAGGCCGCGTACGCGAAGGCGGCGATGGTGGAGAACCGGTGGGAGACCAGCTCCGCATCCTTCGGGGGCCACCCGGTGCTGGTGCGGAGCCTGGTCCCGCGGCGATCGATCTCGCTGGTCTTCCTACGGCTGCCGGACGGGTTCCCGGACGGCAGCGGCACGGCCCTGTACGGCCGACAGAGTCTGCCCAAGCTCCTCGACGGGCGGATCACCCGGATCAGCGCCGTCGACGGCTCGACCGAGTACTCGGCCGTCGGCCTGCGTGACGAACTGGTGGCCCTGATCGACGCGACGCGGCCGACGCTGATCCGCACCACCGACTACGTCCACCCCTTGGGCGACGGAGACCATGGCGACCACCACGCGGTCGCCTACCTGACCCGGGATGCCAGTCGGCTGGCACATGTCGACCACACGATCCTCAGCTATCAGGGCTACCCGTCGCAGCAACGGCCGCGCAATGTCTTCGGGGACGATCTGGCGCTGAAGAGGGAGATCTACGACACCTATCAGGAGATCGCGTTGCCGAGCGAGCCGATGTGGCGCCCGGGCTTCCTCTACCGGCAGTACACGGTCGACGTCGCGACCGTGACGGCGGCCCGGGGCGACGCCCGGTTCCCGGGAGCATCCGACCTGGTGGGGCTGTCGCCCGCCTCGGCGGCGCCGGCGTACCGCCCCGGCCCTGGGAGGTGA
- a CDS encoding SDR family NAD(P)-dependent oxidoreductase, with protein MSEPVDPVAVTPAATPTDTVPSDTVPSGTVPSGDTAVPPAQVVLVSGGSRGLGLALVRMVLAAGARVATFARTITPELQALAAAFPERTYVASVDITDTAAVTAFVKEASARLGRIDGLVNNAAVGQDSMHLQTSPEDIARIVATNLTAPLVLTRAVLRTMIRRNGRGRIVMITSVGAQRGYAGLTTYAATKGGLDAAMRTLAREMHGRVLVNSIAPGFFASEMSSVLGADQLDAITRRTPSGRLVEPENIVPIARMLLFDDTNLNGQVITVDGGSSI; from the coding sequence ATGTCTGAACCTGTCGATCCCGTCGCCGTGACTCCGGCCGCCACCCCCACCGACACCGTGCCCTCCGACACCGTGCCGTCCGGCACCGTGCCGTCCGGCGACACCGCCGTCCCACCGGCGCAGGTCGTGCTGGTCTCCGGCGGGTCGCGGGGCCTCGGCCTGGCGCTGGTCCGGATGGTCCTCGCCGCCGGCGCCCGCGTCGCCACCTTCGCCCGGACGATCACCCCCGAGCTGCAGGCCCTCGCCGCCGCGTTCCCCGAGCGTACGTACGTCGCGTCGGTCGACATCACCGACACCGCGGCCGTCACTGCCTTCGTCAAGGAGGCGAGCGCCCGGCTCGGCCGGATCGACGGCCTGGTCAACAACGCGGCCGTCGGGCAGGACTCGATGCACCTGCAGACCTCGCCGGAGGACATCGCCCGGATCGTCGCGACCAACCTCACCGCACCGCTGGTCCTCACCCGCGCCGTGCTGCGGACGATGATCCGCCGCAACGGGCGCGGCCGGATCGTGATGATCACCTCGGTCGGCGCGCAGCGCGGCTACGCCGGGCTCACCACGTACGCCGCGACGAAGGGCGGTCTGGACGCGGCGATGCGTACGCTGGCCCGGGAGATGCACGGCCGGGTGCTGGTCAACTCCATCGCCCCCGGCTTCTTCGCCTCCGAGATGAGTTCGGTGCTCGGCGCCGACCAACTGGACGCGATCACCCGGCGGACGCCGTCCGGCCGGCTGGTCGAGCCGGAGAACATCGTGCCGATCGCCCGGATGCTGCTCTTCGACGACACCAACCTCAACGGCCAGGTGATCACCGTCGACGGCGGCAGCTCCATCTGA
- a CDS encoding phosphopantetheine-binding protein, with the protein MSRLSRDQIRTMMAEVLTNQGKELPADDAAALDAIGFRSLDFSELALSVEDELGTELNFDAPGLRSITTVSDVLDFIEQLQSA; encoded by the coding sequence ATGAGCCGACTCAGCCGCGACCAGATCCGCACCATGATGGCCGAGGTGCTGACGAACCAGGGCAAGGAACTGCCCGCCGACGACGCCGCGGCACTGGACGCGATCGGCTTCCGCTCCCTCGACTTCTCCGAGCTGGCACTGTCCGTGGAGGACGAACTGGGCACCGAGCTGAACTTCGACGCCCCCGGCCTGCGGTCGATCACCACGGTCTCCGACGTTCTGGACTTCATCGAGCAGCTGCAGAGCGCCTGA